The Kiritimatiellaceae bacterium genome contains a region encoding:
- a CDS encoding type II secretion system protein → MKMQKKRGFTLVEVLLATAISVMVFAAMGALLTRSFTLWMNAMANWKLAQHARVARARLLDGGFGSGTGWLSSTNVIVASASGEAYVQYYPLKSSGAFYSYGWTNSAAGKDIRLRSGSSVWAVGQNVAATNYVGDVDVEMFRLTAVTNQIITATYQLRLSVMGKTFTQPCTVKAYLIN, encoded by the coding sequence ATGAAAATGCAGAAAAAACGGGGATTTACTTTGGTGGAGGTTTTGTTGGCCACGGCCATTTCTGTCATGGTGTTTGCCGCAATGGGAGCGCTACTAACCCGTTCTTTTACCCTCTGGATGAATGCCATGGCGAATTGGAAGCTTGCACAGCACGCGCGGGTTGCAAGGGCGCGCCTTTTGGACGGCGGGTTTGGTTCGGGAACCGGCTGGCTGTCATCTACAAATGTAATCGTTGCGAGCGCTTCCGGAGAAGCGTACGTCCAATATTATCCATTAAAAAGCAGTGGGGCCTTTTATAGTTATGGGTGGACCAATTCCGCCGCCGGGAAAGATATTCGGTTGCGTAGCGGAAGTTCCGTGTGGGCTGTGGGTCAGAATGTGGCGGCTACGAACTATGTCGGCGACGTTGATGTGGAGATGTTCAGGCTGACAGCGGTAACCAACCAAATAATTACGGCCACCTACCAACTGCGTCTTTCGGTGATGGGCAAGACGTTTACTCAGCCCTGTACGGTGAAGGCTTACCTGATCAATTAG
- a CDS encoding type II secretion system protein has translation MNHYTNRQGMTLVETLLMATIITVLAAFIIPVINVAIRSRENAECARKLRTAVLAFESYAAEIRSYPADTTPGVIPPEMANYYFPYYKIDWWGDPAELGGQWDWDNGYHFALSVSIAEPTKPSAQMIEFDRLIDDGNLSSGNFRQVGTQYHYIIQQ, from the coding sequence ATGAATCATTATACAAACAGACAGGGAATGACGCTGGTGGAAACCCTGCTGATGGCGACCATCATAACTGTGTTAGCCGCATTTATCATCCCAGTAATTAATGTGGCTATTCGTAGCCGCGAGAATGCCGAATGCGCCCGCAAGTTGCGCACAGCGGTTCTGGCGTTCGAATCCTACGCAGCCGAGATCAGAAGCTATCCGGCAGACACAACTCCCGGGGTGATTCCGCCGGAGATGGCCAATTATTATTTTCCGTATTACAAAATAGACTGGTGGGGCGACCCCGCCGAACTGGGCGGGCAGTGGGACTGGGATAACGGCTATCATTTTGCTCTTTCGGTTTCAATTGCCGAGCCGACCAAACCATCGGCGCAGATGATAGAGTTTGACCGCCTGATAGATGACGGGAATCTCAGTTCAGGAAACTTCCGTCAAGTTGGCACACAGTATCACTATATTATTCAGCAGTGA
- a CDS encoding type II secretion system protein — MKKKHSKSGATLIEVLIAVMLIAVAAVVICTGIFYSYKTVMRSRARLDAQGIAFDKLWEIYNQPLDVIEYMASAYNTDPTSTSTPPGSVFSDQGFIQWAVEPDPDPDVKYWKITVQVWAPSNSPLFSVIGADGTVIAVSPEPVAEYQVLRYAVER, encoded by the coding sequence ATGAAAAAAAAACATTCCAAATCCGGCGCTACATTGATCGAAGTGTTGATTGCGGTTATGTTGATCGCAGTTGCTGCCGTGGTGATCTGCACAGGCATTTTTTATTCCTATAAAACAGTCATGCGGTCCCGCGCACGTCTTGATGCCCAAGGTATAGCTTTTGACAAACTCTGGGAGATATATAACCAGCCTCTTGACGTGATCGAGTACATGGCCTCGGCGTATAATACCGACCCGACAAGCACGTCCACACCTCCGGGAAGCGTTTTTTCAGATCAAGGATTTATCCAATGGGCGGTTGAGCCGGATCCGGATCCGGATGTCAAATATTGGAAAATCACGGTGCAGGTATGGGCCCCCAGCAACAGCCCGCTGTTTTCCGTGATTGGTGCGGATGGCACCGTGATCGCCGTCAGCCCTGAGCCTGTTGCAGAATATCAGGTGTTACGTTACGCGGTGGAGCGCTGA